GCGTACAGGTTGCCGAGCGTGTAGGTGGGGAAGTAGCCCAGCGCGCCCATCGACCAGTGGATGTCCTGCAGGCACCCGCGCGCGTCGTCGGGCACCTCCAGCCCCAGGTCGGCGCGGATGCGCTCGTTCCACGCCTCCGGCAGGTCGCCCACCGCCAGGTCGCCCGACAGCAGCGCGCGCTCCAGGTCGAAGCGCAGCATGATGTGCAGGTTGTAGGTGGTCTCGTCGCTGTCGATGCGGATCAGGTTCGGCTGCACCACGTTCATCCCGCGGTACGCCGTCTCCAGGTCGAGCGCGTCCAGCCCCGACGGCGCGAACGCGCGCTGGATCTCCGGCAGCGCCCACTCCCAGAACGGGCGCGAGCGGCCCACCAGGTTCTCCCACATGCGCGACTGGCTCTCGTGGATGCCGGTGCTGGCCGCCTCCGCCAGCGGCTGCCCGAAGCGGTCGGCCTTGGGCAGGTTCTGCTCGTACATCGCGTGCCCGGTCTCGTGCATGGTGCCGCTGAGCGCGCTGGGGAACTGGTCCTCGGCGTAGCGCGTGGTCAGCCGCGTGTCGCCCGGCCCGATGCCGTCGCAGAACGGGTGCGCCGACACGTCCAGGCGCCCCGCCTGCAGGTCGAACCCCATCCGCCGCACCAGCTCCACGTTGAACGCCGCCTGCCGGTCGACCGGGATCGGCGTCCGCTGCCAGGCCGTGTCGGGCTGCACGCCGGACTCCGCGACCGCGCGGATCAGCGGCGTCAGCCCCGCGCGCAGCGCCGCGAAGGTGCGGTTGATCTCGGCCGTGGTCATCCCCGGCTCGAACTCGTCGAGCAGTGCGTCGTACATCTCGCCGCCCTCGGGCCAGCCGATGGCTTCCGCACGCCGGCGGGTGAGCGCCACGATCTTCTCCAGCCACGGCGCAAACGTGGCGAAGTCGTTCCGCTCGCGCGCTTCGCGCCACACGTTCATCGCCCGCGACGTGGTCTCGGCCAGCTCGCGCACCAGGTCGGGCGGGAGCTTGGTCGCATGGTCGAAGTCGCGCCGGATGCCGCGCAGGTTGGCGGCCGCCTCCGGGTCGGCGGCGAGCCCGGCGTCGGCCTCGCATTCCGCCAGCAGCTCGCCGAGCCGGGGGCTGGTGCGCCGCTCGTGGATCAGCGACGACATCAGCGCCGACTGCTCGGCGCGGAGCTGGGCGGCAGCGGGGGGCATGTACGTCTCCTGGTCCCACCCGATGATGCTGGACGCGGACTGCAGCGTGGCCGTCTCGCGCAGCAGGCGCCGCAGCTCGTCGTACGCCGGGTGCGCGCCGGCGGTCGTGGTGTCGCTCATCCTCTTCCTTCGATCAGGGCCGATGATCTGAACAGAGTTCAACAGCGGAGTTGGGCATGCCCCTCCGCTTCGCTCCGGGTCGGGCTGCGCGCGCCGTAGGGCAGCAAACTACGCTGCCCAACGGCGCCGGGCCCGCGGCGATCCCGTGCCGCCCCGCCTCACGCGCATCGAGACCTGCAATCTCGCCGCCGCCCCGCCGCGTTCTGAGCAACC
This genomic interval from Longimicrobium sp. contains the following:
- a CDS encoding carboxypeptidase M32, whose translation is MSDTTTAGAHPAYDELRRLLRETATLQSASSIIGWDQETYMPPAAAQLRAEQSALMSSLIHERRTSPRLGELLAECEADAGLAADPEAAANLRGIRRDFDHATKLPPDLVRELAETTSRAMNVWREARERNDFATFAPWLEKIVALTRRRAEAIGWPEGGEMYDALLDEFEPGMTTAEINRTFAALRAGLTPLIRAVAESGVQPDTAWQRTPIPVDRQAAFNVELVRRMGFDLQAGRLDVSAHPFCDGIGPGDTRLTTRYAEDQFPSALSGTMHETGHAMYEQNLPKADRFGQPLAEAASTGIHESQSRMWENLVGRSRPFWEWALPEIQRAFAPSGLDALDLETAYRGMNVVQPNLIRIDSDETTYNLHIMLRFDLERALLSGDLAVGDLPEAWNERIRADLGLEVPDDARGCLQDIHWSMGALGYFPTYTLGNLYAAQFWSALRQALPTLDDDLRRGEFGALLAWLKENVHRHGRRFSAPELCERITGSRLSHEPLLRYLEAKVRPIYGI